GCACGTCGCCTCGATCAACCTCCACGCCTCCTGCGGCTTCGAGATGACCGGCACGCTGAAGAGCGTCGGCTTCAAGTTCGGCCGCTGGCTCGACAGCGTCCTGATGCAGCGACCGTTGGGCGAGGGGGATGGAAAACCGCCCGTGTCCAATCCCTAGGAAGGTGTCGAAATGAGACTCATTGACTATTTCGACCGCGGCGCCGATCTCTATCCGGAGCGGCATTGCCTGCATGACGGCACGCAAGGCTGGACCTATCGCGAGGTGCGCGGGCAGACGCATCGCGTCGCCAACGGGTTGCTGGCGATGGGTCTCGGGCGCGGCTCCAAGGCGGCGGTCTACAGTCCCAACCATGCGGCGGCCTATGCCTGCCTGCTGGGCATCGTGCGGGCCGGCATCACCTGGGCGCCGGTCAATGCGCGCAACGCGCTGGAGGAGAATCTCTACATCCTGAACAACACCGACGTGGAGGTGCTGTTCTATCATTCGAGCTTCGAGTCCTATCTCCCGCGCATCCGCGAGGCCTGCCCGCGCATCACCGGCTTCATCTGCATCGACACGCCGTCCTTCACGGAGTGGCTGGCGGCGCAGAAGGAAGTGGCGCCGGACCTGCCCGATGCACCCGGCGATGTCGCCTTCCTCGCGAGTTCCGGCGGCACCACCGGCCGCCCCAAGGGCGTGCAGATCACCAACGGCAACATCGAGACGATGAACTCGATCTTCTGGGCCTGCATGCCGGTGACGTCGCCGCCGATCCATCTGATGGTGGCGCCGATGACGCACGCGGCCGGCGTCTGCTCGTTCCCGCTGCTCGCCTTCGGCGGCACCAACATCTTCATGGGCACGGCCGATCCCGGCGGCATCCTGGCCGCGATCGAAAAGCACAAGGTCACGCATGTCTACATGCCCCCGACCCTGATCTACATGCTGCTCGCCCACCCCGACGTGGCCAAATACGACTACAGCTCGCTGCAGCATCTGGTCTATGCGTCGGCGCCGATGTCGGTCGACAAGCTGGTCGAGGCGGTGAAGGTGTTCGGTCCGGTGCTGACACAGACCTACGGCCAGGCCGAGGCCTGCATGATCTGCACCTTCTTCTCGCCGGAAGATCACGTGGCGGCGCTGGAGACCAACAACCGCCACCGGCTCGCGAGCTGCGGCAAGGTCTCGCCGCTGGTGCGGCTCGAGGTCATGGACGACCACGGCAAGCTGCTGCCGCGTGGGGAACGTGGCGAGATTGTCGTGCGCGGCGGCCTCGTCATGAAGGGCTACTACAATAACCTCGAAGCCACGGCCGAGGCCTCCGCGTTCGGCTGGCATCATACTGGCGACATTGGCGTCATCGATGAGGACGGGTTCGTCTACATCGTCGATCGCAAGAAGGACATGATCATCTCCGGCGGCTTCAACGTCTTCCCGGGCGAGGTCGAGCAGGTCCTGTGGAGCCATCCCGCGGTGCAGGACTGCGCGGTGATCGGCGTGCCCGACGAGAAATGGGGAGAGGCGGTGAAGGCCGTCGTCGAGCTGAAGCCCGGCATGACGGTGGAGGCCGACGAACTGATCCGGCTCGCCAAGGAGAAGCTGGGCGGCGTCAAGTCGCCCAAGACCGTCGACTTCGTCGAGACGCTGCCGCGCAGCCCCGTCGGCAAGGTGCTGAAGAAGACGCTGCGCGAGCCTTACTGGGTCGGCCACGAGCGGAAGATCTGATGCGGGACTGGCTGCGGCGCCTTCCGCCCAATGTGCAGGGGGCGCTGTGGCTGGTGAGCGGCGGCTTCATCTTCACCTCGACCGGCGTGATGATCCGTCTGCTGTCGGAGCAGGTCGAGAGCGTCCAGACAGCGTTCTTCCGCGCCATCCTCTCGGTGGTGATGCTGCTGCCACTGATGATGACGGGCAAGGTGAAGCCGTGGCTCAGCCAGCGCATCGCCGGTCATTTCTGGCGCACCTTCATGGGCACCACCTCGATGGTGCTGGGCTTTTACGCCATCTCGATGCTGCCGCTGGCCGACGCGACGGCGATCGCCTTCTCGCAACCACTCTTCTCCGTCGTGGTCGCGGCGGTCATCGCCAAGGAGAAGGTCCGCTGGCGACGCTGGACGGCGACGGTCGTAGGCTTCGCCGGCGTGCTGGTGATGGTGCGGCCGGGCGAGGGGAGCCTCCAGCTCGGTGCGCTGGTGGCGCTGGCCAACGCGGCTTGCGTGGCCATCTCGATCCTGCTGGTGAAGCGTCTTTCCGATTCCGAATCGCCGCTGATGATCCTGACGCAGTTCGCGATCTTCTCGACCCTGCTGCTGGCGCCACCGGCGATCTGGGTCTGGCGCTGGCCGGATCTCTGGGGCTGGGTGCTGGCGATCGGCATCGCCTCCACCGCCACGGTCGGCCAGTATTTCTGGGTCCAGGCCTTCAAGTCCGGCGAGATGTCGGCCATCGCGCCGTTCGAATACATGCGGCTGCCCTTCGCGGTTTTCATGGGCTGGCTGATGTGGAACGAGATGCCGGTCGTCTGGACCTATGTCGGCGCCGCCATCGTCATCGCCTCGGCGCTCTACATCGCCCATCGCGAGCATGTGGTCGCGCGCGAGCGGCGGCGCGCCGCCGCGGTCAGCCCGCCGGAGAAGCCCCCCGAGAAGCTTCCGTCTGGCCCTGCTCCTTGAGCAGCCAGGCGCGTGCCTGCGCGCGGTGTGTCTCCGTGATGTGCATGCGGGCGGCGGTGAAGGCCGCGACCATGATGGCGGCGTCGTCGGTGAACCCGAGGCCGAGCAGCAGGTCGGGGATGACGTCGAACGGCAGCACGAAATAGGCCAGCGCCCCGAACAGGGTTGCACGGATCGGCAGCGGGGTGGCGCTGTCGGTGGCGCAATAGAAGGCCGCCACCGCGTCCTCGGTGAAGGGGACCCGGCCCAGATTGCGGCGGGCCTTCGTCCAGAAGTTCCGGCGGACGGTCGCTTCGTTCCGGGTCAGATCGGATGCGTCGCTCATGTCGGGAAAGGTTGGGTCGGCGGCCCGGCTTGGCAAGGGGGGTGGAAATGCTAAAAGCGCCCAACCACGGAGGACAGCAATGAACGTCAAGGGTCAGGCCGCCATCGTCACGGGTGGCGCTTCGGGATTGGGCGGCGCCACGGCCTCGGCGCTGGCGGCGGCGGGCGCCAGGGTTGCGATCTTCGACCTGCAGGACGAGCTGGGCGAGCAGAAGGCCAGGGAAATCGGCGGTCTCTTCGTGAAGACCAACGTGGCCGACGCCGCCAGCGTGGAGGCCTCGGTGAAGACGGTCGTCGAGAAGCTGGGCGCGCCGCGCGTCGTCGTGAACTGCGCCGGCATCGGCCGCTCCGGCCGCACCGTGTCCAAGTCCGGCCCGCACGATCTGGCGATGTTCAGCCAGGTCATCCAGGTGAACCTGATCGGCACCTTCAACGTGATCCGCGTCGCGGCCTACGCGATGAGCCAGGCCGAGCCGATGGACGGCGGCGAGCGCGGCGTGATCATCAACACCGCATCGGTCGCGGCGTTCGACGGCCAGATCGGCCAGGCGGCCTACTCGGCATCGAAGGGCGGCGTGGTCGGCATGACCCTGCCGATCGCGCGCGACCTCGCGAGCCTCGGCGTCCGGGTCTGCACCATCGCGCCGGGCCTGTTCCTGACGCCGATGATGATGAGTCTGCCGGCGGAGGCGCAGAAGAGCCTGGGCGCGCAGGTGCCGTTCCCCTCGCGTCTCGGCGACCCGAAGGAATATGCCCAGCTCGCCATGAGCATCGTCGAGAACCCGATGCTGAACGGCGAGACGATCCGCCTCGACGGCGCGATCCGCATGGCGCCTAAGTAAGCGGCCCGGAGCGCCCCGATGCGACTTCCGACGTTACTGGTGACGGTGGCTGGTATGGCTGTCGTCGCTGTGCCTGCGATGGCGGAGTCGCGCTGGCTCGCCTGCAAGGTGACGGACCGGGGCGGCCAGGTTCGCAACTTCAGCGTCGTATTCGACGATCGCCGCAACACGGCGGGTGTCTGGGACGGGTCGTCGTTGGCCGAGGGAACGAGTGTTGCGATTACGTTCCAGGCCGTGCGCGCGACCTTCCCGAACTTCACAATGACGTACAACAGAAACGACGGCGCCTTCTCGATGACGCCGCTCGGCGCAAACTATGGCGGCCTGCTCCACGGCGAGTGCCGTCGCAGCCCCGCGCCGGCCGGCGTTCCCGCCGATCGGCGCTGAAGGCTTTTCGTCGGCCGTCAGTAACCCAGGTCGGCCGGCTGCTCGCAGCGCAGGTCGGCCACGCTGTTCTCGGTCGCCTGTCGGCCCGGCGTCGTCTGGCCGTCGCAGGTGTAGCGGATGCGCAGCGTCTTGGTGAGCCGATCGGGCATGCCGAAGATATAGGCCATCGCCGGCACCTGGCATCGCGTCGAGCCTTCGCCGCAAATGTCGCGAACCTGCTGTGTCACGTCGATGGTCGAGGAGGGTCCGCCCCAGGAGGCTTCGAGGATGTCGATGCGCCGCGGCTTGATCGGGGCGGCGCCGACGCAGGCCATGCGGACCTTGAAGGTCGGTGGGGCGACCTCGGCGAGGACGAAGTTCTGCGGCTGGCACGTCCAGATGACGGTCAGCTTCTTGTTCAGATCGTAACGGTTGTCGTTATAGGCCGGGCCGTTGGCGAACACGTCGCAGGGATAGCCGCCGGGACAGGTGACCATGCTGGTCACGTCGGCGCCGGGGCCGGCCTGCGGCAGCCCCCAGTAGGCGCGCTTGATCTGCGCTGTCGACTGCACGACGCGCGAGGCCTGGCTGCACGCCACGACTGTGCCCAAGACGGCCATTGCAACAAGTAAGAGACGACCCCAAGCCATGAAACCCCCGGTATATACCTGCACTCACAGTCCCATTATCCCGGCCGCAAACTAACGTCAGGCTGCGGCGGCGGCAATCGGCCAAGCTTGACAGTATTTGCACTGTCTTTAAAAGAGGCGTCGATGGGGATCGCGATCTCCCCACGAGGCGACAGCCGAAGCATCGCGTCCTGCTCCACTTCACAAGGACGCCGCACATGCCTTCGCCCAACACGATTTCTCCTGACAAGCTCGCTCGCCTCATCGGTCGCCCCGATTCACCCGTACTGATAGACGTCTGCACCGAGGAAGACTTCGCCGCCAATCCGCGCCTCGTGCCGGGGGCGGTGCGCCGCCCGTGGGCCGACGTCCCCGCCTGGGGGCCAGCCTTGGTCGCCGCCCGCCGCCCTGCCGTTATTGTCTGCAAGAAGGGCCTGAAACTCAGCCAGGGCGTCGCCGCGTGGCTGCGCCACGAGGGCGTGCCCACGGATGTGCTCGAAGGCGGCATCGTCGCCTGGCAGGCGGCGCAGTTGCCGACCGTGCCCGTCGAGCGCCTGCCGCGCCGGGATGCCCAGGGTCGAACCGTCTGGGTGACGCGCAGCCGGCCCAAGGTCGATCGCATCGCCTGCCCGTGGCTGATCCGCCGCTTCGTCGACCCGCAGGCGGTCTTCCTTTATGTCGCCCCGTCGGAGGTCCTCGACGTCGCCGACCGTTTCGGCGCCACGCCGTTCGATGTCGATCACGAGAACGTGCACTGGAGCCATCGCGGCGAGCGCTGCACCTTCGACCTGATGGTCGAGGAGTTCGGCCTCGAAACCGAGCCGCTGAAGCGGCTGGCGACGATCGTGCGCGGGGCGGACACGGCGCGGCCGGAACTGGCGCCGGAATCGGCCGGACTTCTCGCCGCCTCGCTCGGCCTGTCGCGCATGTATGCCGACGATCTGGCGCAGCTCGAGGCGGGGCTTGCGCTCTACGACGCCTTCTATCGCTGGTGCCGCGATGCCGTCGACGAGGGACACGACTGGCCCCCGACCGCGAGGAAGTCATGAGCGCACCGAAGCCGCACGGCGTTCCCTTCGCCGAAGCGATGAAGGTCTGGCTTCGGGTCGCCGCCCTGTCGTTCGGCGGTCCGGCCGGCCAGATCGCGGTGATGCACCGCATCGTCGTCGAGGAGAAGAAATGGGTCGGCGAGCAGCGCTTCCTGCAGGCGCTGAACTACTGCACCCTGCTGCCCGGTCCCGAGGCGCAGCAACTAGCAACCTATCTGGGCTGGTTGATGCACCGCACGGCGGGCGGCCTGCTGGCCGGCACGTTGTTCGTCCTGCCGGGCATGGTCGCCATCATGGCGCTCTCCTGGGTCTACGTGCTGCTGGGCAAGGTGACCCTGGTGCAGGGCCTGTTCTTCGGCCTGAAGGCCGCGGTGCTGGTGATCGTGATCGAAGCGGTGATCCGCGTGGGCCGGCGGGCGCTGCGCAACAACGCAATGCGCCTGCTGGCGGTCGCTTCCTTCGTCGCGATCTTCTTCTACGGCGTGCCGTTTCCGGTGATCGTCATCGTGGCGGGCCTCATCGGCTTCGTCGCGACGAAGGCCGGCTCGACGGCTTTCCAGGCCGGCGGCCACGGTGCCGGCAACCGGGCGGCGTTGGGCGATGCGGACTCCCTGCTGGGCGAGGCGACGCCGGAGCACGCAAAACCCAATCTCGCCTGGACGATTTCGATCGGCTCGATCTTCCTCGCCTTGTGGCTCATCCCGGTGGCCCTGCTGTGGTTCCTGCGCGGGCCCGACGACATCTTCACTCAGATCGCGGTCTTCTTCAGCAAGATGGCGGTGGTCACGTTCGGCGGCGCCTATGCGGTGCTGGCCTATGTCGCCCAGCAGGCCGTCGAGAATTACGGCTGGGTCACGGCGGGCGAGATGCTGGACGGGCTGGGGCTGGCCGAATCGACGCCCGGGCCGCTGATCATGGTGACGCAGTTCGTGGGCTTCCTCGGCGCGTGGCGCGACCATGGCGGGCTCAGTCCGCTGCTCGCGGGCACGCTGGGCGGCCTGCTCACGACCTG
This DNA window, taken from Reyranella humidisoli, encodes the following:
- a CDS encoding class I adenylate-forming enzyme family protein, which codes for MRLIDYFDRGADLYPERHCLHDGTQGWTYREVRGQTHRVANGLLAMGLGRGSKAAVYSPNHAAAYACLLGIVRAGITWAPVNARNALEENLYILNNTDVEVLFYHSSFESYLPRIREACPRITGFICIDTPSFTEWLAAQKEVAPDLPDAPGDVAFLASSGGTTGRPKGVQITNGNIETMNSIFWACMPVTSPPIHLMVAPMTHAAGVCSFPLLAFGGTNIFMGTADPGGILAAIEKHKVTHVYMPPTLIYMLLAHPDVAKYDYSSLQHLVYASAPMSVDKLVEAVKVFGPVLTQTYGQAEACMICTFFSPEDHVAALETNNRHRLASCGKVSPLVRLEVMDDHGKLLPRGERGEIVVRGGLVMKGYYNNLEATAEASAFGWHHTGDIGVIDEDGFVYIVDRKKDMIISGGFNVFPGEVEQVLWSHPAVQDCAVIGVPDEKWGEAVKAVVELKPGMTVEADELIRLAKEKLGGVKSPKTVDFVETLPRSPVGKVLKKTLREPYWVGHERKI
- a CDS encoding DMT family transporter; the encoded protein is MRDWLRRLPPNVQGALWLVSGGFIFTSTGVMIRLLSEQVESVQTAFFRAILSVVMLLPLMMTGKVKPWLSQRIAGHFWRTFMGTTSMVLGFYAISMLPLADATAIAFSQPLFSVVVAAVIAKEKVRWRRWTATVVGFAGVLVMVRPGEGSLQLGALVALANAACVAISILLVKRLSDSESPLMILTQFAIFSTLLLAPPAIWVWRWPDLWGWVLAIGIASTATVGQYFWVQAFKSGEMSAIAPFEYMRLPFAVFMGWLMWNEMPVVWTYVGAAIVIASALYIAHREHVVARERRRAAAVSPPEKPPEKLPSGPAP
- a CDS encoding YkvA family protein yields the protein MSDASDLTRNEATVRRNFWTKARRNLGRVPFTEDAVAAFYCATDSATPLPIRATLFGALAYFVLPFDVIPDLLLGLGFTDDAAIMVAAFTAARMHITETHRAQARAWLLKEQGQTEASRGASPAG
- a CDS encoding SDR family NAD(P)-dependent oxidoreductase; this encodes MNVKGQAAIVTGGASGLGGATASALAAAGARVAIFDLQDELGEQKAREIGGLFVKTNVADAASVEASVKTVVEKLGAPRVVVNCAGIGRSGRTVSKSGPHDLAMFSQVIQVNLIGTFNVIRVAAYAMSQAEPMDGGERGVIINTASVAAFDGQIGQAAYSASKGGVVGMTLPIARDLASLGVRVCTIAPGLFLTPMMMSLPAEAQKSLGAQVPFPSRLGDPKEYAQLAMSIVENPMLNGETIRLDGAIRMAPK
- a CDS encoding chromate resistance protein ChrB domain-containing protein, which produces MPSPNTISPDKLARLIGRPDSPVLIDVCTEEDFAANPRLVPGAVRRPWADVPAWGPALVAARRPAVIVCKKGLKLSQGVAAWLRHEGVPTDVLEGGIVAWQAAQLPTVPVERLPRRDAQGRTVWVTRSRPKVDRIACPWLIRRFVDPQAVFLYVAPSEVLDVADRFGATPFDVDHENVHWSHRGERCTFDLMVEEFGLETEPLKRLATIVRGADTARPELAPESAGLLAASLGLSRMYADDLAQLEAGLALYDAFYRWCRDAVDEGHDWPPTARKS
- the chrA gene encoding chromate efflux transporter, coding for MSAPKPHGVPFAEAMKVWLRVAALSFGGPAGQIAVMHRIVVEEKKWVGEQRFLQALNYCTLLPGPEAQQLATYLGWLMHRTAGGLLAGTLFVLPGMVAIMALSWVYVLLGKVTLVQGLFFGLKAAVLVIVIEAVIRVGRRALRNNAMRLLAVASFVAIFFYGVPFPVIVIVAGLIGFVATKAGSTAFQAGGHGAGNRAALGDADSLLGEATPEHAKPNLAWTISIGSIFLALWLIPVALLWFLRGPDDIFTQIAVFFSKMAVVTFGGAYAVLAYVAQQAVENYGWVTAGEMLDGLGLAESTPGPLIMVTQFVGFLGAWRDHGGLSPLLAGTLGGLLTTWVTFVPCFLWIFVGAPYVEALRANKALSGALAAITAAIVGVILNLAVWFGLQVLFGELRTVKLLGATVDLPVLGSANIAAVALAAACAVAVFRFRFGMIPVLLASSMAGIVYALML